The following proteins are encoded in a genomic region of Shinella zoogloeoides:
- a CDS encoding hybrid sensor histidine kinase/response regulator — MSEPVKLQNRLKAEFAEAPPRAPRTRSERAATPDDRAVEASASAPAPDKNLPFRAILSGLILFLSGLALATGLSSGFPIAATALGLAGVGSAAFLFFTRGAATGVEHAHDRSWERSETSQILSAIHDVLGDIVVVRALDGRILSANAVLGELTGMADVEGRTCEALGLTFRSQAIPHRYDVDVVGPACRRVYSWHDVTVRDPASGELVVHSIARDVTEERLAEGERERARQRAEEASAAKSRLLATVSHEIRTPLSGILGMSHLIGQTRLTAEQKNYLAGMRQSGHALVQLVDDLLDFSTIEAGRFQLRPSEEPVRPMLESVVEMLSHRAHEKGIEIGSFVAPDVPGLLIYDAPRLRQVLYNVVGNAVKFTHAGGVSLEAALDHGAVVIRVTDTGPGMNAEEQARIFEEFEQTGSPAQRSGGTGLGLAISARILKEAGGALTLESTPGKGSTFTIRMPVDIRTPKPARGARKGILAGSLVFLLAPAGPASAALARTVEALGGACHLATSADEALDLVQHLSGRKARLTDIIVDNRLAGAYRRDLADLAFLRDSKARRIYLVNPEERGGRALGNGEGFDSWLIRPLRERSLVEVLRGRMKGVEVRDAINDNRPILKDLPQQTMFPIPAEPAGIRILLAEDDPVNAMLVRSVLERAGHTVRHVPDYPALVAALAGATAAGPFAADLIVTDLGMPGGDGREMIARIVRRDYGNAGLPVLVLTADSRAGLREELLAVGADAVLAKPADPARLIAEIARLARRASA, encoded by the coding sequence ATGAGCGAACCTGTCAAGCTACAGAACCGGCTCAAGGCCGAATTTGCCGAGGCGCCGCCCCGTGCCCCCCGCACCCGTTCCGAAAGGGCGGCGACGCCGGATGACCGCGCCGTGGAGGCGTCCGCCAGCGCGCCGGCGCCGGACAAAAATCTTCCATTCCGGGCCATTCTTTCCGGCCTCATCCTGTTCCTTTCCGGCCTCGCGCTGGCGACGGGCCTGTCGTCCGGCTTCCCTATCGCCGCCACGGCCCTTGGCCTTGCCGGTGTTGGGAGCGCCGCCTTCCTCTTCTTCACGCGCGGCGCCGCCACCGGCGTCGAGCACGCGCACGACCGCTCCTGGGAGCGCAGCGAAACCTCGCAGATCCTCTCGGCCATCCATGACGTGCTCGGCGACATCGTCGTCGTGCGCGCGCTCGACGGCCGCATCCTCAGCGCCAATGCCGTGCTCGGCGAGCTGACGGGCATGGCCGACGTCGAGGGCAGGACATGCGAGGCGCTCGGCCTCACCTTCCGCTCGCAGGCGATCCCCCATCGCTACGACGTCGATGTGGTGGGCCCCGCCTGCCGGCGCGTCTATTCCTGGCATGATGTCACCGTGCGCGATCCCGCCTCCGGCGAACTGGTCGTCCATTCCATCGCCCGCGACGTGACGGAGGAGCGCCTTGCCGAGGGCGAGCGCGAACGCGCCCGCCAGCGCGCGGAGGAGGCGAGCGCCGCCAAGTCGCGCCTGCTTGCCACCGTCAGCCACGAGATCCGCACGCCGCTCTCCGGCATTCTCGGCATGTCGCACCTCATCGGCCAGACGCGGCTGACCGCCGAGCAGAAGAACTATCTCGCCGGCATGCGCCAGTCCGGCCATGCGCTGGTGCAGCTTGTCGACGACCTCCTCGATTTCTCGACCATCGAGGCCGGCCGCTTCCAGCTCCGCCCCTCGGAGGAGCCGGTGCGCCCGATGCTGGAAAGCGTTGTGGAGATGCTCTCCCACCGGGCGCATGAGAAGGGCATCGAGATCGGCTCCTTCGTGGCGCCGGACGTGCCGGGCCTCCTGATCTACGATGCGCCGCGCCTGCGCCAGGTGCTCTACAACGTCGTCGGCAATGCCGTGAAGTTCACCCATGCCGGCGGCGTCTCGCTCGAGGCCGCGCTAGACCACGGCGCCGTCGTCATCCGCGTCACCGATACCGGCCCCGGCATGAATGCGGAGGAGCAGGCCCGCATCTTCGAGGAATTCGAGCAGACCGGCAGCCCGGCCCAGCGCAGCGGCGGCACCGGCCTCGGCCTTGCCATCTCCGCCCGCATCCTGAAGGAGGCCGGCGGCGCGCTGACGCTCGAAAGCACACCCGGAAAGGGCAGCACCTTCACCATCCGCATGCCCGTCGATATCCGCACGCCGAAGCCCGCGCGCGGCGCGCGCAAGGGCATCCTTGCCGGCAGCCTCGTTTTCCTGCTGGCCCCCGCCGGCCCGGCCTCGGCAGCGCTCGCCCGCACCGTGGAGGCCCTCGGCGGCGCTTGCCACCTCGCCACCTCCGCCGACGAGGCGCTCGACCTCGTGCAGCATCTTTCCGGCCGAAAGGCGAGGCTCACCGACATCATCGTAGACAACCGCCTTGCCGGCGCCTATCGCCGCGACCTTGCGGATCTCGCCTTCCTGCGCGACAGCAAAGCGCGCCGCATCTATCTCGTCAATCCGGAGGAGCGCGGCGGCCGGGCGCTCGGCAATGGCGAGGGTTTCGATTCCTGGCTCATCCGGCCGCTGCGCGAGCGCTCGCTGGTCGAGGTACTGCGCGGCCGCATGAAGGGCGTGGAGGTTCGCGACGCGATCAACGACAACCGCCCGATCCTCAAGGACCTGCCGCAGCAGACAATGTTTCCGATCCCGGCCGAGCCCGCCGGCATCCGCATCCTTTTGGCCGAGGACGATCCGGTGAACGCCATGCTGGTGCGCTCCGTGCTGGAGCGGGCGGGCCATACGGTGCGCCACGTGCCCGATTATCCGGCGCTCGTTGCCGCGCTTGCCGGCGCGACGGCGGCGGGGCCATTCGCGGCCGACCTCATCGTCACTGATCTCGGCATGCCGGGCGGCGACGGCAGGGAGATGATCGCACGCATCGTCCGGCGCGACTATGGCAATGCCGGCCTGCCGGTGCTGGTCCTGACGGCCGACAGCCGCGCCGGCCTGCGCGAGGAGCTTCTGGCCGTCGGTGCGGATGCGGTGCTGGCAAAGCCTGCCGATCCCGCGCGGCTCATCGCCGAGATCGCCCGGCTGGCGCGGCGCGCCAGCGCATAG
- a CDS encoding GNAT family N-acetyltransferase has protein sequence MTLDLAQTIAPADIAKQPAPVAGRTATDVLGRIGNLETRVARSVSEIDAAQAVRYRVFAEEMNAQLSPDAVRRKRDIDAWDMVCDHLLVLDTAIEGDAEEQIVGTYRLLRQDIATVSGGFYSQSEFDVDTLIARHADKRFMELGRSCVLPAYRTKRTVELLWQGAWAYSLKHGIDVMFGCASFHGIVPEEHALALSFLHHNVLAKDEWHVSARPELFRTMDLMPPEGVDARKALSAMPPLIKGYLRLGAAIGEGAVVDHGFNTTDVLIVLPIGKISGRYLNYYGADAGRFAS, from the coding sequence ATGACGCTCGACCTCGCACAGACCATCGCCCCGGCGGATATCGCCAAGCAGCCGGCTCCGGTCGCGGGCCGCACGGCTACCGACGTGCTCGGCCGCATCGGCAATCTCGAAACGCGCGTCGCCCGCTCCGTCTCGGAGATCGATGCGGCGCAGGCCGTGCGCTACCGCGTCTTCGCCGAGGAAATGAACGCGCAGCTTTCACCGGATGCCGTGCGCCGCAAGCGCGATATCGATGCCTGGGACATGGTCTGCGACCATCTCCTCGTGCTCGACACCGCCATCGAGGGCGATGCCGAGGAGCAGATCGTCGGCACCTACCGCCTGCTGCGGCAGGATATTGCCACGGTCTCCGGCGGCTTCTATTCCCAGTCGGAATTCGACGTCGATACGCTGATCGCCCGGCATGCGGACAAGCGCTTCATGGAACTCGGCCGCTCCTGCGTGCTGCCGGCCTACCGCACCAAGCGCACGGTCGAGCTGCTCTGGCAGGGCGCCTGGGCCTATTCGCTGAAACACGGCATCGACGTGATGTTCGGCTGTGCCTCGTTCCACGGCATCGTGCCGGAGGAGCATGCGCTGGCGCTTTCCTTCCTGCACCACAATGTCCTGGCGAAGGACGAATGGCACGTCTCGGCCCGCCCGGAGCTTTTCCGCACCATGGACCTGATGCCGCCCGAGGGCGTCGATGCGCGCAAGGCGCTTTCCGCCATGCCGCCGCTGATCAAGGGCTATCTGCGCCTCGGCGCGGCCATCGGCGAGGGCGCCGTCGTCGACCACGGCTTCAACACGACGGACGTGCTGATCGTCCTGCCGATCGGCAAGATCTCCGGCCGCTACCTCAATTATTACGGTGCGGATGCGGGGCGTTTCGCCAGCTAG
- a CDS encoding NADP-dependent malic enzyme, producing the protein MPGTDKSDRQRATVTDQEALDFHANGRPGKLEITPTKPMATQRDLSLAYSPGVAVPVKAIADDPGLAYDYTTRGNMVAVISNGTAILGLGNLGALASKPVMEGKSVLFKRFADVDSIDLEVDTENVDEFINCVRYLGPSFGGINLEDIKAPDCFIIEQRLRELMDIPVFHDDQHGTAIIAAAGLINALALTGRDFKTTKLVCNGAGAAAIACIELIKSMGFSPENVILCDTKGVIYQGREDGMNQWKSAHAVKTDRRTLAEAMNGADVVFGLSAKGALSEEMIRSMAPKPIIFAMANPDPEITPEEVARIRDDAIVATGRSDYPNQVNNVLGFPYIFRGALDVRASTINDAMKIAAAEALAHLAKEDVPDDVAAAYQGVRPRFGPQYIIPVPFDPRLISAIPVAVAKAAMETGVARKDIPDLDAYARDLRARRDPIASTLQQIYARVRRQPKRVVFAEGEEEQMMRAAVSYANQQLGTAILLGREEHIRETAERAGIDLDRPGIELVNARISTRNNVYIDYLYARLQRKGYLFRDAQRLIHNDRNHFAACMVALGDADAMVTGLTRNYSTALEDVRRCIDAKPGHRVIGASLALCRGRAVLVADTAVHDMPSSEELADIAEEAAGLARRLGYEPRVAMLAYSTFGHPSGERSERVREAVKILDRRRVDFEYDGEMAADVALNPRMMEQYPFCRLSAPGNVLVMPAFHSASISTKMLQELGGSTVIGPLLVGLDKSVQIVTMGAKDSDIVNMATLAAYNSGT; encoded by the coding sequence ATGCCGGGTACCGACAAATCAGATCGCCAGAGGGCAACCGTCACGGACCAGGAGGCGCTGGATTTCCACGCGAACGGCCGTCCCGGCAAGCTCGAGATCACGCCGACCAAGCCGATGGCGACGCAGCGCGACCTCTCGCTCGCCTATTCGCCGGGCGTCGCGGTGCCCGTGAAGGCCATCGCCGATGATCCCGGCCTTGCCTACGACTACACGACGCGCGGCAACATGGTCGCCGTCATCTCCAACGGCACCGCCATCCTCGGCCTCGGCAATCTCGGCGCGCTCGCCTCCAAGCCGGTGATGGAAGGCAAGTCCGTCCTGTTCAAGCGCTTCGCCGACGTCGATTCCATCGACCTCGAGGTCGACACCGAGAATGTCGACGAGTTCATCAACTGCGTGCGCTATCTCGGCCCCTCCTTCGGCGGCATCAACCTGGAAGACATCAAGGCGCCCGACTGCTTCATCATCGAGCAGCGCCTTCGCGAGCTGATGGATATCCCGGTCTTCCACGACGACCAGCACGGCACCGCCATCATCGCCGCTGCCGGCCTCATCAACGCGCTGGCGCTGACCGGCCGCGACTTCAAGACGACCAAGCTCGTGTGCAACGGCGCGGGCGCGGCGGCCATCGCCTGCATCGAGCTGATCAAGTCGATGGGCTTTTCGCCCGAGAACGTCATCCTCTGCGACACCAAGGGCGTTATCTACCAGGGCCGCGAAGACGGCATGAACCAGTGGAAGTCGGCGCATGCCGTCAAGACGGATCGCCGCACGCTGGCCGAGGCCATGAATGGCGCCGACGTCGTCTTCGGCCTTTCGGCCAAGGGCGCGCTTTCGGAGGAGATGATCCGCTCCATGGCGCCGAAGCCGATCATCTTCGCCATGGCCAATCCCGATCCGGAAATCACGCCGGAGGAAGTCGCCCGCATCCGTGACGACGCCATCGTGGCGACCGGCCGTTCGGACTATCCGAACCAGGTCAACAACGTCCTCGGCTTCCCCTATATCTTCCGCGGCGCGCTCGACGTGCGCGCCTCCACCATCAACGACGCGATGAAGATCGCCGCCGCCGAGGCGCTGGCGCATCTTGCCAAGGAAGACGTGCCGGACGACGTCGCCGCCGCCTATCAGGGCGTGCGCCCGCGCTTCGGGCCGCAATACATCATCCCCGTGCCCTTCGATCCGCGCCTCATCTCGGCAATCCCCGTCGCCGTCGCCAAGGCGGCAATGGAGACGGGCGTCGCGCGCAAGGACATTCCCGACCTCGACGCCTATGCCCGCGACCTGCGCGCCCGCCGCGACCCGATCGCCTCGACGCTCCAGCAGATCTATGCCCGCGTCCGGCGCCAGCCGAAGCGCGTCGTCTTCGCCGAGGGCGAGGAGGAGCAGATGATGCGCGCGGCCGTCTCCTACGCCAACCAGCAGCTCGGCACCGCCATCCTGCTCGGCCGCGAGGAGCATATCCGCGAAACGGCGGAACGGGCCGGCATCGACCTCGACCGCCCCGGCATCGAGCTGGTGAACGCCCGCATCTCGACCCGCAACAATGTCTATATCGACTATCTCTATGCCCGCCTGCAGCGGAAGGGCTATCTCTTCCGCGATGCCCAGCGCCTGATCCACAACGACCGCAACCACTTCGCGGCCTGCATGGTGGCGCTCGGCGATGCCGATGCGATGGTGACGGGCCTGACCCGCAACTATTCCACGGCGCTGGAGGACGTGCGCCGCTGCATCGACGCCAAGCCGGGCCACCGGGTCATCGGCGCCTCGCTGGCGCTCTGCCGCGGTCGCGCCGTGCTCGTCGCCGATACGGCCGTGCACGACATGCCCTCCTCGGAGGAGCTGGCGGATATCGCGGAGGAAGCGGCCGGCCTCGCCCGCCGCCTCGGCTACGAGCCGCGCGTCGCCATGCTCGCCTATTCGACCTTCGGCCATCCGTCGGGCGAACGCTCCGAGCGGGTGCGCGAGGCGGTGAAGATCCTCGACCGCCGCCGCGTCGATTTCGAATATGACGGCGAGATGGCCGCGGACGTGGCGCTCAACCCGCGCATGATGGAGCAATATCCGTTCTGCCGCCTCTCCGCCCCCGGCAACGTGCTGGTCATGCCGGCGTTCCACTCGGCATCGATCTCGACCAAGATGCTGCAGGAACTCGGCGGCTCGACCGTCATCGGCCCACTGCTCGTCGGCCTCGACAAGTCGGTGCAGATCGTCACCATGGGCGCCAAGGACAGCGACATCGTCAACATGGCGACGCTGGCCGCCTATAATTCGGGCACCTGA
- the mutS gene encoding DNA mismatch repair protein MutS encodes MNDQIVRPNDILSTAELASDESRASATPMMEQYIEIKAANPDSMLFYRMGDFYELFFQDAVDASRALGITLTKRGQHMGLDIPMCGVPVHAADDYLQKLIAVGFRVAVCEQVEDPAEARKRGSKSVVRRDVVRLVTPGTLTEEKLLSPSDANYLMAVARIRGGGEPAMALAWIDISTGIFRLSETAQGQLLADILRIDPRELIVPDTLFHDPEFRPVLDVVGRVAVPQPAVLFDSATAEGRIARYFGVATLDGFGTFSRAELAAASAAISYVEKTQIAERPPLGRPERESSASTLFIDPATRGNLELVRTQSGDRAGTLLKAIDRTVTSGGARLLAERLMSPLTDPEAINIRLDSISTLADRPSFCEDLRRTLKQLPDMPRALSRIALGRGGPRDLGAILQGLSVSADIARLMAVEELEGELAGARTAIAELPVDLSHRLAVMLADELPLLKRDGGFIREAADGELDEMRALRDQSRRVIAGLQLQYAEETGVKSLKIKHNNVLGYFIEVSAGNASALTDGDEAKARFIHRQTMAGAMRFTTTVLSELETKIANAADRALAIELTAFDGLVEAVVAEAEAIKAAARALGVVDVSVGLAALAEEQAYCRPVVDNSTMFAIVGGRHPVVEQALRRQQAAAFVANSCDLSPTDGKGHGAIWLLTGPNMGGKSTFLRQNALIAILAQMGAYVPAESAHIGVVDRLFSRVGASDDLARGRSTFMVEMVETAAILNQATERSLVILDEIGRGTATFDGLSIAWAAVEHLHEANRCRGLFATHFHELTVLLEKLARLSNATMRVKEWDGDVIFLHEVGPGAADRSYGIQVARLAGLPPSVVARARDVLAKLEDADRKNPASQLIDDLPLFQVAVRREEERRSGPSKVEELVKGLNPDDMTPREALDALYALKKELGKA; translated from the coding sequence GTGAACGATCAGATCGTGCGACCGAACGATATCCTGTCGACGGCCGAGCTCGCCAGCGACGAAAGCCGCGCATCGGCAACGCCGATGATGGAACAGTATATCGAGATCAAGGCTGCCAATCCGGACAGCATGCTGTTCTACCGCATGGGCGACTTCTACGAGCTGTTCTTCCAGGACGCGGTGGACGCCTCCCGCGCGCTGGGCATCACGCTCACCAAGCGCGGCCAGCATATGGGCCTCGATATCCCGATGTGCGGCGTGCCGGTCCATGCGGCGGACGATTATCTCCAGAAGCTCATCGCCGTCGGCTTCCGCGTCGCCGTCTGCGAGCAGGTCGAGGACCCGGCAGAGGCCAGGAAGCGCGGCTCGAAGTCCGTCGTGCGCCGCGATGTCGTGCGCCTCGTCACACCCGGCACGCTGACCGAGGAAAAGCTCCTCTCGCCGTCCGACGCCAACTACCTGATGGCCGTCGCGCGCATCCGCGGCGGCGGCGAGCCCGCCATGGCGCTCGCCTGGATCGACATCTCCACCGGCATCTTCCGCCTCTCCGAGACGGCGCAGGGCCAGCTTCTCGCCGATATCCTGCGCATCGACCCGCGCGAATTGATCGTGCCGGACACTTTGTTCCACGACCCGGAATTCCGCCCGGTGCTGGACGTCGTCGGGCGCGTCGCCGTTCCCCAGCCCGCCGTGCTCTTCGACAGCGCGACGGCCGAGGGCCGCATCGCCCGCTATTTCGGCGTCGCGACGCTCGACGGCTTCGGCACTTTTTCGCGCGCGGAGTTGGCGGCCGCCTCGGCGGCGATCTCCTACGTGGAGAAGACGCAGATCGCCGAGCGCCCGCCGCTCGGAAGGCCGGAGCGCGAAAGCTCGGCCTCCACGCTCTTCATCGACCCGGCGACGCGCGGCAATCTCGAACTGGTGCGCACCCAGTCCGGCGACCGCGCCGGTACGCTGCTGAAGGCCATCGACCGCACCGTCACCAGCGGCGGCGCGCGCCTTCTCGCCGAACGGCTGATGTCGCCACTGACCGATCCCGAGGCGATCAACATCCGCCTCGATTCCATTTCGACGCTCGCCGACCGCCCCTCCTTCTGCGAGGACCTGCGCCGGACGCTGAAGCAATTGCCCGACATGCCGCGCGCCCTCTCGCGCATCGCGCTCGGCCGCGGCGGCCCGCGCGATCTCGGCGCGATCCTCCAGGGTCTTTCCGTGTCCGCCGACATCGCGCGGCTGATGGCGGTGGAAGAGCTGGAAGGCGAGCTTGCCGGCGCCCGCACCGCCATAGCCGAACTGCCTGTCGACCTGTCGCACCGCCTCGCCGTGATGCTGGCCGACGAGCTGCCGCTCCTCAAGCGCGACGGCGGCTTCATCCGCGAGGCGGCGGACGGGGAGCTGGACGAGATGCGCGCGCTACGCGACCAGTCCCGCCGCGTCATCGCCGGCCTGCAATTGCAATATGCCGAGGAGACGGGCGTCAAGTCGCTGAAGATCAAGCACAACAACGTGCTCGGCTATTTCATCGAGGTCTCCGCCGGCAATGCCTCGGCGCTGACGGACGGCGACGAGGCCAAGGCCCGCTTCATCCACCGCCAGACCATGGCCGGCGCCATGCGCTTCACGACCACGGTGCTCTCCGAGCTCGAAACCAAGATCGCCAATGCCGCCGACCGGGCGCTCGCCATCGAGCTTACCGCCTTCGACGGGCTGGTCGAGGCGGTCGTCGCGGAGGCCGAAGCCATCAAGGCGGCGGCGCGGGCGCTTGGCGTGGTCGACGTCTCCGTCGGCCTTGCGGCGCTTGCAGAGGAACAGGCCTATTGCCGGCCGGTGGTCGACAATTCCACCATGTTCGCCATCGTCGGCGGCCGTCATCCGGTGGTGGAGCAGGCGCTGCGCCGCCAGCAGGCCGCCGCTTTCGTCGCCAATTCCTGCGACCTCTCGCCGACGGACGGCAAGGGCCACGGCGCGATCTGGCTGCTGACCGGCCCCAACATGGGCGGTAAGTCGACCTTCCTGCGCCAGAACGCCCTCATCGCCATCCTAGCGCAGATGGGCGCCTACGTTCCGGCCGAAAGCGCCCATATCGGCGTGGTCGACCGGCTCTTCTCGCGCGTTGGCGCCTCGGACGATCTGGCGCGCGGCCGCTCCACCTTCATGGTCGAGATGGTCGAGACGGCGGCGATCCTCAACCAGGCGACCGAGCGCTCGCTGGTCATTCTCGACGAGATCGGCCGCGGCACGGCGACCTTCGACGGGCTTTCCATCGCCTGGGCCGCCGTCGAGCACCTGCACGAGGCGAACCGCTGCCGCGGTCTCTTCGCCACTCATTTCCACGAGCTGACCGTGCTGTTGGAAAAGCTCGCCCGCCTTTCCAATGCCACGATGCGCGTCAAGGAATGGGACGGCGACGTCATCTTCCTGCACGAGGTCGGCCCCGGCGCGGCGGACCGCTCCTACGGCATTCAGGTGGCGCGCCTTGCCGGCCTGCCGCCCTCGGTGGTGGCGCGGGCGCGGGACGTACTCGCCAAGCTGGAGGATGCCGACCGCAAGAACCCGGCAAGCCAGCTCATCGACGACCTGCCGCTGTTCCAGGTCGCGGTGCGCCGCGAGGAGGAGAGGCGCAGCGGCCCGTCGAAGGTGGAAGAGCTGGTCAAGGGCCTCAACCCGGACGACATGACGCCGCGCGAGGCGCTCGATGCGCTCTACGCGCTGAAGAAAGAACTTGGCAAAGCCTAG
- a CDS encoding [protein-PII] uridylyltransferase, protein MEKKLLAPAESGLLDVPALRARCEFIASTNADYRDRMRGALLAEFKKANAAGRERARELLFEDGSGLQCAARISWLQDQLIAVLHDFALNHVFSAGQAPPAARITVTAVGGYGRGTLAPGSDIDLLFLLPARPAAWSEPAIEFMLYILWDLGFKVGHATRNLEECIQLSKGDMTIRTAILEARYICGSAALFEEMAVRFDREIVRGTGPEFIAAKLAERDERHRKAGDTRYLVEPNVKEGKGGLRDLHTLFWIAKYFYHIKDPAELVKLGVLSRQEYKLFRKADDFLWAVRCHMHFLTGKAEERLSFDIQREIAECLGYQPHPGLSAVERFMKHYFLVAKDVGDLTRIFCATLEDQQAKEAPGITAAISRFTRRARKIAGTLDFLEDRGRITIADPDVFKRDPVNLIRLFHIADINGLEFHPDALKEVTRSLKLINAALREDEEANRLFLSILTSPRDPALILRRMNEAGVLGRFIPDFGKIVAMMQFNMYHHYTVDEHLIRSVGVLADIDQGREKEAHPLSYQVMPSIEDRIPLYVAVLLHDIAKGRPEDHSSAGAKVARKLCPRFGLSPKQTELVVWLIEEHLTMSMVAQTRDLNDRKTIVDFADKVQSMERLKMLLVLTVCDIRAVGPGVWNGWKGQLLRTLYYETELLISGGFSELSRKERAQAAREMLSEALPADWSQKDRNTYARLHYEPYLLTVSLEDQVRHAAFIREADRARQTLATTVRTHSFHAITEITVLSPDHPRLLTVIAGACAAAGANIVDAQIFTTSDGRALDTILVNREFPDDADEMRRAGTIGRMIEDVLSGRKRLPEVIATRARGRRRSRTFTVSPAVTISNTLSNKFTVIEIECLDRPGLLSEVTAVLSDLSLDIASAHITTFGEKVIDTFYVTDLVGQKVTNENRQANIVARLKAVMADEADELRDRMPPGMIAPVAAMAKRIRAEQ, encoded by the coding sequence ATGGAAAAGAAGCTTCTGGCACCGGCCGAATCCGGTCTCCTCGACGTTCCGGCGCTGCGCGCCCGCTGCGAGTTCATCGCCAGCACCAATGCCGATTACCGCGACCGCATGCGTGGCGCGCTTCTGGCCGAGTTCAAGAAGGCCAATGCGGCGGGCCGCGAGCGGGCGCGCGAACTGCTTTTCGAGGACGGCAGCGGCCTGCAATGCGCCGCGCGCATTTCCTGGCTGCAGGACCAGCTCATCGCGGTCCTGCACGATTTCGCGCTCAACCATGTCTTCAGCGCGGGGCAGGCCCCGCCCGCCGCGCGCATCACGGTCACGGCCGTCGGCGGCTACGGGCGCGGCACGCTGGCGCCGGGCTCCGACATCGACCTGCTCTTCCTGCTGCCGGCAAGGCCGGCCGCCTGGAGTGAGCCGGCCATCGAGTTCATGCTCTATATCCTGTGGGACCTCGGCTTCAAGGTCGGCCATGCCACGCGCAATCTGGAGGAATGCATCCAGCTCTCCAAGGGCGACATGACCATCCGCACGGCGATCCTCGAGGCACGCTACATCTGCGGCTCGGCGGCGCTGTTCGAGGAGATGGCGGTGCGCTTCGACCGCGAGATCGTGCGCGGCACCGGCCCGGAATTCATCGCGGCGAAGCTCGCCGAGCGCGACGAGCGCCACCGCAAGGCCGGCGACACGCGCTATCTCGTCGAGCCCAACGTCAAGGAAGGCAAGGGCGGGCTTCGCGACCTGCACACGCTGTTCTGGATCGCCAAATATTTCTACCACATCAAGGACCCAGCCGAGCTGGTGAAGCTCGGCGTCCTCTCGCGGCAGGAATACAAGCTGTTCCGCAAGGCGGACGATTTCCTCTGGGCGGTGCGCTGCCACATGCATTTCCTGACGGGCAAGGCGGAGGAGCGACTGTCCTTCGACATCCAGCGCGAGATCGCCGAATGCCTCGGCTATCAGCCGCATCCCGGCCTTTCCGCCGTCGAGCGCTTCATGAAGCACTATTTCCTCGTGGCCAAGGATGTCGGCGACCTGACCCGCATCTTCTGCGCCACGCTGGAGGACCAGCAGGCCAAGGAGGCGCCCGGCATCACCGCCGCGATCAGCCGCTTCACGCGGCGCGCGCGCAAGATCGCCGGCACGCTGGATTTCCTGGAGGACCGCGGCCGCATCACCATCGCAGACCCGGATGTCTTCAAGCGCGATCCGGTCAACCTCATCCGCCTGTTTCATATCGCCGACATCAACGGGCTGGAATTCCATCCCGATGCGCTGAAAGAGGTCACGCGCTCGCTGAAGCTCATCAACGCCGCGCTGCGCGAGGACGAGGAGGCGAACCGCCTGTTCCTCTCCATCCTCACCTCGCCGCGCGATCCGGCGCTGATTCTCCGCCGCATGAACGAGGCGGGCGTGCTCGGCCGCTTCATTCCGGATTTCGGCAAGATCGTCGCGATGATGCAGTTCAACATGTATCATCACTACACGGTCGATGAGCACCTGATCCGCTCCGTCGGCGTGCTGGCGGATATCGACCAGGGCCGCGAGAAGGAGGCCCACCCCCTCAGCTACCAGGTGATGCCGAGCATCGAGGACCGCATCCCGCTCTATGTCGCGGTGCTGCTGCACGACATCGCCAAGGGCCGCCCGGAGGACCATTCCTCGGCGGGCGCGAAGGTCGCGCGAAAACTCTGCCCGCGCTTCGGGCTCTCGCCCAAGCAGACGGAGCTGGTCGTCTGGCTGATCGAGGAGCACCTGACCATGTCCATGGTCGCGCAGACCCGCGACCTCAACGACCGCAAGACCATCGTCGACTTCGCCGACAAGGTGCAGTCGATGGAGCGGCTGAAGATGCTGCTGGTGCTGACGGTCTGCGATATCCGCGCGGTCGGCCCGGGCGTCTGGAACGGCTGGAAGGGCCAGCTCCTGCGCACACTCTACTACGAGACCGAATTGCTCATCTCCGGCGGCTTTTCCGAGCTGTCGCGCAAGGAGCGGGCGCAGGCCGCCCGCGAAATGCTGTCGGAGGCGCTGCCGGCCGACTGGAGCCAGAAGGACCGCAACACCTATGCGCGCCTCCATTACGAGCCCTACCTGCTGACCGTCTCGCTGGAGGACCAGGTGCGCCATGCCGCCTTCATCCGCGAGGCGGACAGGGCGAGGCAGACGCTCGCCACCACGGTGCGCACCCATTCCTTCCACGCCATCACCGAGATCACGGTGCTCTCGCCCGACCATCCGCGCCTGCTGACGGTCATCGCCGGGGCCTGCGCGGCGGCGGGGGCGAACATCGTCGATGCGCAGATCTTCACGACTTCCGACGGCCGCGCGCTGGATACGATCCTCGTCAACCGCGAATTCCCCGACGATGCCGACGAGATGCGCCGCGCCGGCACGATCGGCCGGATGATCGAGGACGTGCTGTCCGGCCGCAAGCGCCTGCCGGAGGTGATCGCGACGCGCGCCAGGGGCCGCAGGCGCAGCCGCACCTTCACGGTCTCGCCGGCCGTCACCATCTCCAACACGCTGTCGAACAAGTTCACCGTCATCGAGATCGAGTGCCTCGACCGTCCCGGGCTTCTCTCCGAGGTGACGGCCGTGCTTTCCGACCTCTCGCTCGACATCGCCTCGGCGCATATCACCACCTTCGGCGAGAAGGTCATCGATACCTTCTACGTCACCGACCTTGTCGGCCAGAAGGTCACCAACGAAAACCGGCAGGCCAATATCGTCGCGCGGCTGAAGGCCGTGATGGCCGACGAGGCGGATGAACTGCGCGATCGCATGCCGCCCGGCATGATCGCGCCCGTTGCCGCCATGGCGAAAAGGATCAGGGCAGAACAATGA